The following are encoded together in the Brassica napus cultivar Da-Ae chromosome A9, Da-Ae, whole genome shotgun sequence genome:
- the LOC106366174 gene encoding uncharacterized protein LOC106366174 isoform X1, producing the protein MLLKLRISPFASSTIFNHLVTQDFQIPLHIVLNIIHTFFSLYSVFVSSQHYNKMASSSSSSLLSSPSSYAELKDAWHPSTTIVDTTASSYWFNWRVMICCIWMAIAMVITAFLIFKYEGFRRKRSGQGGEKEWSGNVYEDETWRPCLRNIHPAWLLAFRAVAFFVLLIMLIVIGLVDGPTIFFYYTQWTFALITLYFGLGSLLSLHGCYQYNKRVAGDRVDSIDAIESERARSKDSDHTLQQTQYSSNSAGFWGYVFQIIFQMNAGAVLLTDCVFWFIIVPFLEIHDYSLNVLVISMHSLNAIFLLGDAALNSLSFPCFRIAYFFLWTIAYVLFQWTLHSLVHIWWPYPFLDLASHYAPLWYFSVAVMHLPCYGAFTLLVKLKHRLLQRWFPESYQSPR; encoded by the exons ATGCTTTTAAAGCTTCGAATCTCTCCCTTTGCTTCATCAACTATCTTTAACCACCTCGTGACTCAAGATTTTCAAATTCCCCTACATATTGTTCTAAATATAATCCACACTTTCTTTAGtctttactctgtttttgtttcttctcaacATTACAACAAAAtggcttcatcatcatcatcatcattattatCATCACCATCTTCATATGCAGAGTTAAAAGATGCTTGGCATCCATCAACAACAATAGTGGACACAACAGCATCAAGCTACTGGTTTAACTGGAGGGTTATGATCTGCTGCATATGGATGGCAATAGCGATGGTTATTACCGCTTTTCTTATATTCAAATACGAAGGTTTTCGCCGAAAAAGAAGTGGACAAGGAGGAGAGAAAGAGTGGTCGGGTAATGTATATGAAGATGAGACTTGGAGGCCTTGTCTCCGTAATATTCACCCAGCTTGGCTTCTTGCTTTTCGAGCTGTTGCCTTCTTCGTTCTTCTCATTATGCTTATCGTTATTGGCCTTGTTGATGGACCTACCATCTTCTTCTACTATACACA GTGGACTTTTGCTTTGATTACTCTCTATTTTGGA CTAGGCTCACTTCTTTCACTGCATGGATGTTACCAATACAACAAAAGAGTGGCTGGTGACAGAGTAGATAGCattgatgctatagaatcaGAACGAGCAAGATCCAAAGACTCTGATCATACTCTTCAACAGACTCAATACTCTAGTAATTCAGCTGGTTTTTGGGGGTATGTTTTCCAAATAATATTTCAg ATGAATGCAGGTGCAGTTTTGCTCACTGACTGCGTCTTCTGGTTCATCATTGTTCCTTTCCTTGAGATTCATGACTATAGCCTTAATGTT CTGGTGATCAGCATGCACTCTCTCAATGCCATTTTCTTGCTTGGTGATGCTGCTTTGAACTCTTTG AGCTTTCCATGCTTCAGAATTGCTTACTTCTTCTTATGGACAATAGCTTATGTTTTATTCCAATGGACTCTCCACTCGTTAGTCCATATATG GTGGCCTTACCCATTCCTGGACTTAGCATCCCACTATGCTCCACTATg GTACTTCTCAGTTGCAGTGATGCACTTGCCATGCTATGGAGCCTTTACCTTGTTGGTGAAGCTAAAACATCGGCTTCTTCAGAGATGGTTCCCTGAGTCTTACCAGAGTCCTCGGTAG
- the LOC106366174 gene encoding uncharacterized protein LOC106366174 isoform X2 — translation MKELKDAWHPSTTIVDTTASSYWFNWRVMICCIWMAIAMVITAFLIFKYEGFRRKRSGQGGEKEWSGNVYEDETWRPCLRNIHPAWLLAFRAVAFFVLLIMLIVIGLVDGPTIFFYYTQWTFALITLYFGLGSLLSLHGCYQYNKRVAGDRVDSIDAIESERARSKDSDHTLQQTQYSSNSAGFWGYVFQIIFQMNAGAVLLTDCVFWFIIVPFLEIHDYSLNVLVISMHSLNAIFLLGDAALNSLSFPCFRIAYFFLWTIAYVLFQWTLHSLVHIWWPYPFLDLASHYAPLWYFSVAVMHLPCYGAFTLLVKLKHRLLQRWFPESYQSPR, via the exons AGTTAAAAGATGCTTGGCATCCATCAACAACAATAGTGGACACAACAGCATCAAGCTACTGGTTTAACTGGAGGGTTATGATCTGCTGCATATGGATGGCAATAGCGATGGTTATTACCGCTTTTCTTATATTCAAATACGAAGGTTTTCGCCGAAAAAGAAGTGGACAAGGAGGAGAGAAAGAGTGGTCGGGTAATGTATATGAAGATGAGACTTGGAGGCCTTGTCTCCGTAATATTCACCCAGCTTGGCTTCTTGCTTTTCGAGCTGTTGCCTTCTTCGTTCTTCTCATTATGCTTATCGTTATTGGCCTTGTTGATGGACCTACCATCTTCTTCTACTATACACA GTGGACTTTTGCTTTGATTACTCTCTATTTTGGA CTAGGCTCACTTCTTTCACTGCATGGATGTTACCAATACAACAAAAGAGTGGCTGGTGACAGAGTAGATAGCattgatgctatagaatcaGAACGAGCAAGATCCAAAGACTCTGATCATACTCTTCAACAGACTCAATACTCTAGTAATTCAGCTGGTTTTTGGGGGTATGTTTTCCAAATAATATTTCAg ATGAATGCAGGTGCAGTTTTGCTCACTGACTGCGTCTTCTGGTTCATCATTGTTCCTTTCCTTGAGATTCATGACTATAGCCTTAATGTT CTGGTGATCAGCATGCACTCTCTCAATGCCATTTTCTTGCTTGGTGATGCTGCTTTGAACTCTTTG AGCTTTCCATGCTTCAGAATTGCTTACTTCTTCTTATGGACAATAGCTTATGTTTTATTCCAATGGACTCTCCACTCGTTAGTCCATATATG GTGGCCTTACCCATTCCTGGACTTAGCATCCCACTATGCTCCACTATg GTACTTCTCAGTTGCAGTGATGCACTTGCCATGCTATGGAGCCTTTACCTTGTTGGTGAAGCTAAAACATCGGCTTCTTCAGAGATGGTTCCCTGAGTCTTACCAGAGTCCTCGGTAG